In one Asterias amurensis chromosome 9, ASM3211899v1 genomic region, the following are encoded:
- the LOC139942092 gene encoding histone H2B, gonadal-like: MPPKASGKGQKKAGNTNGPIRTDKKRKRRRKESYGIYIYKVMKQVHPDTGISSKAMSIMNSFVNDIFERIAAESSRLAHYNKKSTISSREVQTAVRLLLPGELAKHAVSEGTKAVTKYTTSK; encoded by the coding sequence ATGCCTCCCAAAGCAAGTGGAAAGGGACAGAAGAAAGCCGGTAACACCAATGGGCCAATCCGGACAGACAAGAAGAGAAAGCGTCGCCGCAAGGAGAGCTACGGCATTTACATCTACAAGGTCATGAAGCAGGTTCATCCAGACACGGGCATTTCCAGCAAGGCCATGTCAATTATGAACAGCTTCGTCAACGACATTTTCGAGCGCATTGCCGCCGAGTCTTCTAGATTGGCGCACTACAacaagaaatcaaccatctccagCCGAGAGGTCCAGACTGCAGTCCGTCTCCTTCTCCCCGGTGAGCTGGCCAAACACGCTGTcagcgagggcaccaaggcggtcaccaagtacacaacttcaaaaTAA
- the LOC139942022 gene encoding histone H3, embryonic: MARTKQTARKSTGGKAPRKQLATKAARKSAPATGGVKKPHRYRPGTVALREIRRYQKSTELLIRKLPFQRLVREIAQDFKTELRFQSSAVMALQEASEAYLVGLFEDTNLCAIHAKRVTIMPKDIQLARRIRGERA, encoded by the coding sequence ATGGCTCGTACCAAGCAGACAGCACGCAAGAGCACCGGGGGAAAAGCCCCACGAAAGCAGTTGGCGACCAAAGCTGCCCGAAAGAGTGCCCCGGCCACCGGCGGGGTCAAGAAGCCTCACCGTTACAGACCCGGAACTGTGGCACTGCGTGAGATTCGCCGTTACCAGAAAAGTACAGAGCTGCTTATCCGAAAACTTCCCTTCCAGAGACTGGTCCGTGAAATAGCGCAAGACTTCAAGACCGAACTGCGATTCCAGAGCTCCGCGGTGATGGCGCTCCAAGAAGCAAGCGAGGCATACCTCGTGGGACTCTTCGAAGACACCAATCTCTGCGCCATCCACGCCAAGCGGGTCACCATCATGCCCAAGGACATCCAACTCGCCCGCCGAATTCGTGGCGAACGAGCCTGA
- the LOC139941664 gene encoding histone H2B, gonadal-like, whose translation MPPKASGKGQKKAGNTKGPIRTDKKRKRRRKESYGIYIYKVMKQVHPDTGISSKAMSIMNSFVNDIFERIAAESSRLAHYNKKSTISSREVQTAVRLLLPGELAKHAVSEGTKAVTKYTTSK comes from the coding sequence ATGCCTCCCAAAGCAAGTGGAAAGGGACAGAAGAAAGCCGGTAACACCAAGGGGCCAATCCGGACAGACAAGAAGAGAAAGCGTCGCCGCAAGGAGAGCTACGGCATTTACATCTACAAGGTCATGAAGCAGGTTCATCCAGACACGGGCATTTCCAGCAAGGCCATGTCAATTATGAACAGCTTCGTCAACGACATTTTCGAGCGCATTGCCGCCGAGTCTTCTAGATTGGCGCACTACAacaagaaatcaaccatctccagCCGAGAGGTCCAGACTGCAGTCCGTCTCCTTCTCCCCGGTGAGCTGGCCAAACACGCTGTcagcgagggcaccaaggcggtcaccaagtacacaacttcaaaaTAA
- the LOC139941612 gene encoding histone H2A-like, translated as MSGRGKSGKARSKAKSRSSRAGLQFPVGRVHRFLRKGNYAQRVGAGAPVYLAAVMEYLTAEILELAGNAARDNKKSRINPRHLQLAIRNDEELNKLLSGVTIAQGGVLPNIQAVLLPKKTAKSSS; from the coding sequence ATGTCTGGACGCGGAAAGAGCGGTAAGGCCCGAAGCAAGGCAAAGAGTCGATCCTCCAGGGCCGGACTTCAATTTCCCGTTGGTAGAGTACACCGCTTCTTGAGGAAGGGCAACTACGCTCAGCGCGTTGGTGCTGGCGCCCCTGTCTACTTGGCGGCAGTCATGGAGTACCTCACGGCAGAAATACTGGAACTGGCTGGTAATGCTGCTCGAGACAACAAGAAATCAAGAATCAACCCCCGTCATCTACAGCTCGCTATCCGAAACGATGAAGAGTTGAACAAGTTGCTCAGCGGTGTCACCATTGCCCAGGGTGGTGTACTTCCCAACATCCAAGCTGTCCTGCTGCCAAAGAAAACCGCCAAGTCAAGCTCTTAA
- the LOC139941933 gene encoding histone H4-like yields the protein MSGRGKGGKGLGKGGAKRHRKVLRDNIQGITKPAIRRLARRGGVKRISGLIYEETRGVLKVFLENVIRDAVTYCEHSKRKTVTAMDVVYALKRQGRTLYGFGG from the coding sequence atgTCTGGACGCGGTAAAGGTGGAAAGGGGCTTGGCAAGGGGGGTGCAAAGCGCCATCGTAAAGTGTTGCGGGACAACATCCAGGGTATCACCAAGCCGGCCATCCGTCGTCTGGCACGCCGAGGAGGTGTCAAGAGAATCTCCGGTCTGATCTACGAGGAGACCCGCGGTGTCCTCAAGGTGTTCTTGGAGAATGTCATCCGTGATGCCGTAACGTACTGCGAACACTCCAAGAGAAAAACCGTCACCGCCATGGATGTCGTCTACGCACTCAAGAGACAAGGCCGTACCCTCTACGGATTTGGAGGATAG